Within the Thermoanaerobaculia bacterium genome, the region GACGTCGAAGGCGAGCTGGTCTACGTCAACTACGGCCTGCCGGAGGACTACGAAGAGCTCGCGCTGCGCGGCATCGAGGTCCGCGGCAAGCTCGTGCTCGCCCGCTACGGCGGCTCCTGGCGCGGCATCAAGCCCAAGGTCGCGGCGGAGCATGGCGCGATCGGCTGCCTGATCTTCTCGGACCCGGCCGAGGACGGCTACACCCAGGGCGATCCGTGGCCCAACGGCGGCTGGCGCGCCCGCGACTCGGTACAGCGCGGCTCGGTCGCCGACATGCCGCGGCACTCGGGCGATGCGCTCACCCCGGGGGTCGGCGCCACGAAGGAGGCCGTCCGTCTGCCGCTCACCGAAGCCGACATTCTGACCAGGATTCCCGTGCTGCCGATCTCGGCCGGCGATGCCCTTCCGCTGCTCGCGGCGCTCGCCGGGCCGATGGCGCCGCCGGCCTGGCGCGGCGCGCTGCCGCTGCCGTACCGCATGGGCCCCGGGCCCGCCCGCGTCCACCTGAAGCTCGAGTTCGACTGGAGCCTGAAGCCGGTCCACGACGTCATCGCGGTGCTGCCGGGCGGCGAGCTTCCGGACGAGTGGATCCTGCGCGGCAATCACCACGACGCCTGGGTGAACGGCGCCACGGACCCGGTGTCGGGGATGGTCGCCCTGCTCGCCGAGGCCAAGGCGATCGGCACCCTCGCCAAGGCAGGCTTCCGGCCACGGCGCACGCTGGTCTACGCCGCCTGGGATGGGGAGGAGCCGGGGCTCCTCGGCTCCACCGAGTGGGCCGAAACCCACCTCGCGGAGCTGCGCGAAAAGGCGGTCGCCTACCTGAATACCGACTCGGTGACCCGCGGCTTCCTGCAGGCGGCCGGATCGCATTCTCTCGAGCGCCTGGTGAACGAGGTCGGGCGGGCGGTCCTGGATCCGGAGCGCGCCGTGCCGGTCATCGAGCGCACGCGCGCCGCCGGCATCGCCCACGGCGATGACGAGGCGCGCCAGCGGTTGCGCAACCGGAGCGACCTGCGCATCGGCGCCCTGGGCTCCGGCTCCGACTTCACGCCGTTCCTCCAGCATGTCGGTATCGCGGCGCTCAACGTCGATTTCGGCGGCGAGGAGCAGTACGGGCAGTACCATTCGATCTACGACTCGATCGCCCATTACGAGCGCTACGGCGACCCCGGCTTTGCCTACGTCGCCAAGGCCGCGCAGGTGAACGGCCGGCTCACCCTGCGCCTGTCGGAGGCCGACGTCCTGCCGTTCACGCTCGACCGCACCGCCGAGGCCATCGGCGACTACGCGTCCGAGCTCGGCGAGCTCGCGCTGCGGCTGCGCAAGGAGTCCGAAGAGCGCGCCCGTCTGCTCGCAGACCGGAGCCTCGAGCTCGCCGCCGACCCACGGCAGACCTTCGTCGCGCCGCCGGCGCTCGATCGAGTGCCGTTCCTCGAGTTCGCGCCGCTCCACAACGCCGTGGAGCTGTTCGCAAAGGCGACGGGTGACTTCGAAAAGGCGCGCACCGAAGCCGTCGCACGCGGCCTGGACGGCGCGGCTCGCAGCGAGCTGAATCGATTCCTGCGGACCTTCGAGCGCCGGCTCACCTCCGACGGCGGCCTCCCCGGCCGCCCCTGGTACCGCCACCAGATCTATGCCCCTGGCCAGTACACCGGCTACGGCGTCAAGACTCTGCCGGCGATCCGCGAAGCGATCGAGCAACGCCGGTGGGAAGAGGCCAACGCCCAGATCCGCGCCATCGCCACCCTGCTCGACGACGCCCGTGGCGCGATCGACGGGATGACCGCGAAGCTGCCCTAGCGCTTCCCGAACCGTTGCAACCTAGCCTTCCGGTCGGGGCGGTCGAACCGCCGGGAGCGGTATCTTCCCGGCCATGGGCACCTCACCCTCCCGCGCGCCCAGGGTGCCGGGTGCACGCCGCCGCCGGGTCGACAGGGGCCCGGGCGTCGGCGCTCCGGGGGCGCGAGAGATAGAGAGCCGCGACTGCGCTCCGCCGGGCTGGCGCCGGCGGCTCACGCCTCTCACTCTGCAGCTTCTCCTGATCGCCGCCGTCGCCTTCGGCGTCTACGCCAACACGCTGGGCAGCGCCTTCGTCAACGATGACGAGCACCAGGTGCTGATGAACCCCTGGATTCAGGACGTCGGCGAGATCCCGACGATCCTCTCGAGCAGTGTCTGGGCGTTCGTCGCCAGCCGCACCACGACCGACTACTACCGGCCGATGATGCACCTGGTCTACCTCGTCAATTTCCAGTTGTTCGGTCTCGAGGCCTGGGGCTTTCACCTCGTCAATGCTCTCCTCCACGCCGCCAACACGGCGCTGCTGTTTCTCGTCGCCGGCCTCCTGCTGCGCGCCGGCCCGGGCACCGACCCCGTCGTGACCGCCCCGGCCCGGGTCTCCTTCACCTGGCTCCCGGTGCCGGTCATCGCGGCGTTGTTCTTCGCGACCCATCCGATCCATACCGAGGCGGTCGCCTGGGTCGCTTCCGTGCCCGAGCTCACCTTCACCTTCTTCGGTCTGGCCGCGCTCGCGCTCTACATTCGCGAACAGGCCCGGCCCGAGCCCCGATGGTGGCCACCCTGGATCCCTTTCTGCCTGAGCCTGCTGTGCAAGGAGACGGCGGTGACGCTGGTGGCGATCTTCGCGGCGTTCGACCTCCTGCTGGGGCG harbors:
- a CDS encoding M28 family peptidase, which translates into the protein MSIGSSRRVALSAGAVSVLLAIGVQAASPPASEAPLLGFSAAGSRAELERERAFDDLISTVELRSWLERLAARPHHVGSEWGRANAEWMRDLFTSWGYEARIETFDVLFPTPKLRSLEMVAPTPFRAHLDEGSLAEDATSGQKTEQLPTYNIYSIDGDVEGELVYVNYGLPEDYEELALRGIEVRGKLVLARYGGSWRGIKPKVAAEHGAIGCLIFSDPAEDGYTQGDPWPNGGWRARDSVQRGSVADMPRHSGDALTPGVGATKEAVRLPLTEADILTRIPVLPISAGDALPLLAALAGPMAPPAWRGALPLPYRMGPGPARVHLKLEFDWSLKPVHDVIAVLPGGELPDEWILRGNHHDAWVNGATDPVSGMVALLAEAKAIGTLAKAGFRPRRTLVYAAWDGEEPGLLGSTEWAETHLAELREKAVAYLNTDSVTRGFLQAAGSHSLERLVNEVGRAVLDPERAVPVIERTRAAGIAHGDDEARQRLRNRSDLRIGALGSGSDFTPFLQHVGIAALNVDFGGEEQYGQYHSIYDSIAHYERYGDPGFAYVAKAAQVNGRLTLRLSEADVLPFTLDRTAEAIGDYASELGELALRLRKESEERARLLADRSLELAADPRQTFVAPPALDRVPFLEFAPLHNAVELFAKATGDFEKARTEAVARGLDGAARSELNRFLRTFERRLTSDGGLPGRPWYRHQIYAPGQYTGYGVKTLPAIREAIEQRRWEEANAQIRAIATLLDDARGAIDGMTAKLP